The genomic window GAGCATTGCAATGATGTCATGCATGCACCTGTTGATCATCCAGAAAACTATAAGCCAGAAAGATCGATTTCAATCAGGTTTGACTAAGTTGATATGATATTAATGTCTTTCAACAAAATATTCCCATTACACCAAGGTAGAAAGCTACAACTAATATGTATCGTAGGATAATTGGAATGTTCCTGAAACCCAACCTTAATGGCCTCAAAGTTACAAATCAACAATGAACACCAACAGAATAAGCATCACCTCAGTTCTGCCTATGGGCGATATAATTGGCCAAATGCAACAGAGGTGCCGCCTTCTCTTTGTCGAATTCTGCAAGCTGCGCCGTTGCATCAGAAAGCAACTTCTCTGCAAACTCCCTCGATTTCTCCAACCCCAGTAACTTAGGGTAtgtcgtcttgtcacttgccaAGTCCTTCCCTGCTGTCTTCCCTAGCTCTTCCGACGACTTGGTCACATCAAGTATGTCATCGACCACCTGGAACAAGAGCCCTATTGACCCCGCGTACTTCCGCAGCCGCTCAACCTGCTCATCCGAGCCACCCCCGATGATTGCCCCAATGACCACTGAGGCCTCGAGCAATGCAGCAGTCTTGTGGAAATGGATGTACTCAAGGCGTTCAAGGGGCACAATTTCAGTTGAACCAGTCATCTCAAGATCAACAACCTGGACAAAGTAGACAATACTTTCAGCAATGCAATCAATTTCAAGCCACATTCCAACCTCTAATTCAACTGTATACAGACAAATAACCATCCTTTCATCATCACTCTTCGGAAGGCGTGCCACACACAGAAGTAGCGCATTGCCTAATTTTTACTTCTTTTTATTTCCTCGGTGGTGGGAAGGAATAGAATCTGATAAAGGAAGAGACCTGACCGGCGACGAGGCCCTCTGAGCCGATGCAGCGCGCGAGCTCGCCAATGGCGCGGACGACGCGGGCAGCGTGCTTGTCTGGGTCGACGTCCGGCGGGTAGGAGTCGACGCTGGCCATGTGACGGAAGGCGAGCGAGAGCAGCGCGTCGCCGGCGAGCACAGCGATGGGCTCGCCGTAGACGACGTGGCAGGTGGGCTTGCCGCGGCGTAGGTCGTCGTCGTCCATGCACGGGAGGTCGTCGTGGACGAGCGACATGGTGTGCACCATCTCGacagcggcggccggcggcatCGCCCAGGCCTCCCGCCCGCCGGCGACGCCGCAGGCGGCCAGGCACAGCGCCGGCCGCACCCGCTTCCCGCCCGCCAGCAGCGCGTACCGCATCGCCTCGTGGAGCGCCGCGGGGGGCTCCCCCTCCGGGATGGCCGCGTCCAGCGCGCGGTTGACGGCCGCCGCGCGCTCCCCCATGTACGCCTTGAAGTCGAACTCCGTGGTCGCCGAGGCGGATGCAGCCGCCGTGGCCACGATGGCGGTGAAGCGGCGCCGGTGGTGcggcgcggcggaggagggcgcGGCCGCGGGGCCGGCGGGGAGGAGTGGGGAGAGGTGGACGCGCGAGGCGGCCAGCGGGTGGAAGGCCATGGCCACGGGTGGCGGCGAGTGGCTTCGGGCGCTGGGGTTAAGTGGGGGGcgtcgtggagattggaggtggcCCCGTCGTGAGGCTGCGATCTCCTTATCTTGTGGCGAAGGGCAGGCAGCTTTGACGCTCTGCTGGGTGGGAGCGAAGTCGCCGCCCGGGCGGTGGTGCACGCTGTGGTGGAACGCCTTTTCGGAGCAGCAGCGTGACGCGCTGCGCGGAGGGCGTGTCTCGCTTTTGTTTTACATCGATAGGTGCATCCAATTCAGTTACTGCTGCTGATGGCAATGCTTCAAAATCTTCAATTCCGGCCATGTTTAGGcctgtgcaatttttttttacatacgTCTTCCTACCGCGCGGTTATTTTAAAAACCTTTTAAGTGTGAAATAGGCTCCCTCTATATGAAATTTTGTCACTGGTTTACAAGCTCGTCCATAATCTATGCAAAATTTGCAATGAAGGAATTACATTCGCATTGAAAATTTCCCTTTTTTGTGTTTGTATTGTTAGATCGGCTCAAAGGAACACTTACATCCCCGACCATTTGCGGAGAACAATACGAGGTTTTATCGGAGTAGGATTTTCATCACAAAGTTTCACGTGGGAATGTTTTGATTGTGGGATCAGTCCAAATGAGTTCCATAGGAAATCTCCTCCCTTTTTAACTCTTGTTGAGGAAAACGTAGTGCAATACTCAcgataagattttttttttttttgccgaattgTCCAACACAATGTCTCTACTCCTCTATTTGTCTATACGATGCACATTTTCTCTAGAATTCATGAAGTTACTTTTGTTAAACAAATAccta from Phragmites australis chromosome 14, lpPhrAust1.1, whole genome shotgun sequence includes these protein-coding regions:
- the LOC133890356 gene encoding geranylgeranyl pyrophosphate synthase, chloroplastic-like — translated: MVGDIMDELVNHETRPPRSASRCCSEKAFHHSVHHRPGGDFAPTQQSVKAACPSPQDKEIAASRRGHLQSPRRPPLNPSARSHSPPPVAMAFHPLAASRVHLSPLLPAGPAAAPSSAAPHHRRRFTAIVATAAASASATTEFDFKAYMGERAAAVNRALDAAIPEGEPPAALHEAMRYALLAGGKRVRPALCLAACGVAGGREAWAMPPAAAVEMVHTMSLVHDDLPCMDDDDLRRGKPTCHVVYGEPIAVLAGDALLSLAFRHMASVDSYPPDVDPDKHAARVVRAIGELARCIGSEGLVAGQVVDLEMTGSTEIVPLERLEYIHFHKTAALLEASVVIGAIIGGGSDEQVERLRKYAGSIGLLFQVVDDILDVTKSSEELGKTAGKDLASDKTTYPKLLGLEKSREFAEKLLSDATAQLAEFDKEKAAPLLHLANYIAHRQN